GGCTTGTCTGCATCAATGACGCCTGTCCTCTTGATCAAAGCCAAGCTGTAGTGGAAGAAAGGGTGAAGACATTCATAGTTCAGAATCAACAGAAATTAAGTGGAAGCGTGGAGTGTTACcaataaaatttaaaaatgatcttttaTAGTGCAGGTTATATGAAGAAAGGGAGTTCTACCCAGTTTTACTCATGTAAAAAGAAGTGCAGTACATGCATCAGTTACCTGTTTGACTTGAGCCCATAGTGTATGTCAATGCTAATGTTATAAGTGATgcactccttctcctcctctccttcatctccaACATCCTCTGTGAAGAACCAATCAAAAAAATCATGATCAATGAGTGTTTGCAACAGCCATTTTCCACCCTGAAACCAAATGATAAGATCCTCTACACTAACAAGTCAAATGTGGGACAGTATTACCAAGTCAATGTTTGGCACCACCATGTGATACCTACAGCCAAAACATAGTAGATAGAGGTTTTTCTCTATGCAAGTTATTGTAAGACTTGCATGAAGCAGTAAGGACAGACTGGTGAAAGACCAACAAAATTACTCTGCTGTTTGCGGTAAAAACGACTTCCTTGAATGCTAGACAGGAGTTGGGTTTCTCTGAGTATAATAAGCCATGTTCCAGTATGACGACAAGTGCAAATTCATCTGCTTCTATCCATCAACATCACCACCCTCTTTTACAAGTGAGGTAATGGCTTGTAGGAAATCAGCAGGAACTGCACTCTGCGCACTGCAGCATCGCAGTACCAGTATCCTCAAAGGGAAACCATGAATAGGATGGGGCAGCCAGTCTCTAGCTGGGAATCCATAACCATCAGGCTCAGATTCAGTAGCTGGTCATGTGCAGTATCAAGGGATCAAGGTTCAGCACTTATAAAACTTAGGTAGCTCTGAGGCTCAGACTAAATCTGCCTGGAAGAAACTGAAGATAATGAGCTCATTGACACAAGCTTGTTCACATGATAAAACCCCAAGAAGGTGCAAACAACATGACTTGCAGCTACTACAGAGGATTCATTCATCATCTCTTTGCCTTTGTTTAAATAGGGGCTTGCGGATTTATTAGCGCTCAATGTGCTTTACACATAAACTGCTAGCAGCACTGGCTTGTACAATAGTCTACACTGCCACAGCAGAATGTACATTGACTGCGGTTTACGGTAACTAATATTACACCTTAACATGCCAGCTAATGTCAACACTGAGCATCTCAGCAGAGTTTAGCATTagctctgttttctcttcccCACCCAGTGTGGCGCAGTTACCTTTCAATTTAGCATTGTCATGCATAGGAATAGCAAGCTAGGTTAACATTGTTATGTAGCCGGTTGTAAAAATAATGCTAActagcacgcacacactgttAACTTAGATTGAGTTTAAAGACATTTCGCTGGTGATGAATGTAACAGCTCGCGTTACAGATACGTTGCATTCATACTAACGGACCACTGAATAGTCCTGTTAGTCAAATATTTGCTAGATTCTTCCTATAAGTACCTTTAAGTGTGCTTCTCTCGACCAGGATGGTGTGAATTTGGGGATCAGCCAGAAATTTGCGCATCTGCTCCACGGCGCTCTTCTCTTCCAGGGCGGTTTCCAGTGAGGCCGGGGCCTCTCCGCCATCTTCCAGGAGCAGCGGTACCAATTTCCGAACGTGCTTCTGCAGCACCGAGGTATCGGCGACCGTCTGGACGGCCGACACCTCCATGGTGCCGGAGTTTTCCTCCGTCCCCCCTCCGTCAGACATGCTTCAAGGTGGTCAACGAGGACCGGTCGCGGTGTGAAAGTGAACAAAGAAACGAGGCTTCCGCTGTCTAAGAGGCTGCACTGTCTGCCAAGCAGGTCAAACTCAGTGCCGCTGTCAAAACGCCGCAATTGTTGCCGTCAAGTTTATTAGCGGAATGAGTTGTGGTACTTGTAGTTCAATAGGGACGAGTGTTTCACTGGACTAAACACGCCGACAACTTCaatacccacaatgcaatggaACGaatcactttttttctcttttttttccactgtgtgcGACAGATAGGGGGAGAAAGGGAGTTGTCTCCAATGATACAGCAATAAATCGAGAAATACCCATCATCTTTTACAACAAAGttgttaaaaacaaaacctttaatAATGGTGTAATGGTGTATAATGTTAAAAATGACCATTTTTATGAGCTAATTACATCAGTCACAATTTGGCAATAGCATAAGTGCACTTTTCTGCAGACTCATGCTATCAAGAATTAATGAGATGTATTTGTTCAATTGTTATCTGTATTACTTTTACATATcttcataaaaaataaacaccCAGACCCATCAAGAATAAAGCATAAGAGAATAACAGAAGAGCTGATTCAAAATCTTGGGCTTGAGTCAGCTGATCTCAGCAGGCGGATCTCACCAGTCatgaaaatgtgattcattTGTTAATATTGGATGAGGTTTATTGAGCTTTAAAGGAAGGCTAAATGATGCGACAAATGATCTCTGAGATCTCTGAAGTCATAATAAGGAAGTGGCTGAAGGATAAAATGTGTTGCCTATTGAAAGCAGAAAGTCCACATTTCCATATATCCAACATACACTGTCCAAaatgatgtaaacacagcatggcactgtggcctgtggaatCTAAATGTCATaataagatgatgatgatgcatgtGAAGTTACGCTTTTGAAATTGTTTTATTCAATAAATATCTACATGAAGTAACATCTCAGTACATAGCATAGAAGACAACATGAGTTTGCATAGATCCCTGAGTTTGTATTCCCACATTATACAGAATTATTTACAAGTTAAGATGCACATCAAGACTAACTTTTTGTCCAGTGTCAAATGGCTTATAAAATCATTTATGGCTTTAATATTATTACTGACCTAAAATGAGGAGGCAGCTCATTTTGTGATTATGAAAGCAACAAATCTAAGAAATACAAAAGCCTGAGAGAAACACCCTGCCAAATCCAAGAATTGGGAAATAAACGAGACGAGCATAACCAGAATAAACAATAGCACACATAAGCGGTGTCTCCTTTTGTCCAGCAGATACCCGCCTGCACACATTCATTATACCGTCACATTCATCCCTTTAGATTCACATTGGAGGCTTTATCATGGTTACAACAAGAAAGTATAGAATATTTACAAGAAGATTAACAGACATTATTATCATGATCTTGGGCTTGGCTTGTGAGCAATGACATTTCCCTTATGAACAATAAAATTTGAGATATCATGAAGAGACACCTATTAAGCTGTTCCACGAGCCATGAATGGGAAGTGACATTACAGTGTTTTTGCACATGCACTCATGTCGGAAATCAGCCCACAGTCCACAAAGCCAGTTCCTATTTTGCACTCAGTGGGGAAACTCCAGTGGCAAGTTCTGCCTCACAAAATGACACTGGGCTTTACACCTTAGGGGTGTTTTCGTGTAACACATGGGATTTCAGTTCATAGGGTGGATTCTAGCTGTATACTTGCCTTTGCATGAGCCACATTCTGAGCTTTCATCATCCCATTTAgtaaaaaagggaggaaaaaaaattctTGGGTTAGATAAATCCCCAGCTGACCACAGTCCATAACCGGGAACTCATTCTTCGTCAGGAAACTTGAATTTAGCATAGACAATGAGCATGACGATGGACATGACTATACACATTGAACCAATCACGAGGTACGCGATGCCCAGGAACTCATTCTTGCCACCCATCCAGGACACATTGCTGAATACCACCTTCTTTCTCCCGTCAAAGCTAAGAACAGGATAGTCTGGGGACAAATTGTTAAGGATATACAGCAAAAAATGGGAACACATAAAATTCAATATACAAAACTGCGTCAAGATACTGTATTAAACCTCCAGTGGCTTTGCATGGTTTAACCCATTTTACAACAAATCATACATACTTGACATCACTGTCAGATGCTGTGCTTTAGaaatctgactttttttctAGGCActgacttccattcatttcacaaCTACATCAAAATCAGATAGGACTACACAAGTGAACCGAGGGTCAATATTCTGCCTGTTACTTTTAAATGTATCGTGAAACAAATAGCTATGGCAATGGCTGCCCGAAACAATACATGAGTATTTACATGTATTCAAGGGACTTAATCTTAAACAATAGCAAGGTGCTttaagcaaaatgaaaaatgtctgagGTATTTTCATAGGCCTTCATAGGTAATCAATCACGTGAAGAATTATTTGCCTAGCTCATTTACTTATGTCAGaaaatttgcttgtttttttttttgtccctcatGTCAAGAAACTCCTGAGTCACTGCATTTGCCCTCCCAAGGTAGAGACAGAACCACACCCAACCAGTAAAACAAGTTAgactcagctgctgttgttgtaaCATGAGACAAAGCATGTGGCCATTGCAAAGACTGACCCCTTTACGTAGATTTGAAGCTTTGTACGTCTTCTCATGTGGATTGAACCATGTAAAACATCTTTAACCACACAAATTCTCTTATTTAAAGCATACTCCCTGATGATTTATCATCCAGACTTACATGCTGGTTTAAATAAGGAAAAACAGTGTCTCAAGgactcaaaataaaaacataagtGGCCATACCTCTGAGTGCCATCCTGAAAGCCATCCCAGAAACTAACAAGTGAAAGGATACTGTAGGCAATTTCAAGGGAGTAGTTTCCGACTGGCAGTCCCTTTGCATAATCCCCCTCTGTGATTCGTCGATACAGCTTTCTGAAATTTGGCAGGGCTGCCCTCCTCATCCACACCAAGAAGTCTTGATTGATGAAGCCGTTGTTAGCAGGGTCTGTGGGGTCCAGCTCATAAGCTGGCTTGGACCAAAATATGGGCTTCACAGTACCTGGAAGTCAAACCTTCAATCAGCTATCATGATTTTCAGACATTAATAACAGAATATGATCTGACTGAGAGGACCCCTTTTTGGCCACTACGTACCACATTAAAACAAGTTACACAAACTCTCTTCAGTACAGCTCCTTTAGCACTTTGTCAAAGCCTTGTGATCACCCAAATCCTTTCAAGCAGATTGGGAATCCTTCATTAAACGCAATCTGCATCATAGCACTACTTAAACAGGACAGGCAGCAAGTTACAGTAAATTTGGCTTAATTTACTACCATTGAAGGCGTTCTTCAGAGGTTCAACAGAGGGATTTCTGTATTTGACGTTGTAGTCTGTCCACCAAGCAATCCCTTTTCCATCGAGGGGCACCTGCTTCTTCACCCCATTGACGATCTGATACAGCTTGAAGGTGtctttaaacacaaaaatacttAAATCAGGCAAATAAACTTCACCCCAAGTCATCACGGACATTTTTAATTCCCTTACGTACCATTGAACATGCTGTTTGTTACTAATCCGCATGGCACAATTGGTTTCTTGTTGCTG
This window of the Chaetodon auriga isolate fChaAug3 chromosome 14, fChaAug3.hap1, whole genome shotgun sequence genome carries:
- the tmem30b gene encoding cell cycle control protein 50B; its protein translation is MLKKEQESANRPDNTAFTQQRLPAWQPMLSAGIVIPGFVLIGLAFIGIGVALFVTSRSIQVLELDYTGVEQNSPCYKCSDSDAKNCACTLDFSISRLFEGPVFFYYGLSNYFQNYRSYGASKDDDQLFGDLEHFTNPSDTCDPYTYDSNKKPIVPCGLVTNSMFNDTFKLYQIVNGVKKQVPLDGKGIAWWTDYNVKYRNPSVEPLKNAFNGTVKPIFWSKPAYELDPTDPANNGFINQDFLVWMRRAALPNFRKLYRRITEGDYAKGLPVGNYSLEIAYNYPVLSFDGRKKVVFSNVSWMGGKNEFLGIAYLVIGSMCIVMSIVMLIVYAKFKFPDEE